One stretch of Miscanthus floridulus cultivar M001 chromosome 18, ASM1932011v1, whole genome shotgun sequence DNA includes these proteins:
- the LOC136520172 gene encoding probable transcriptional regulator SLK2 isoform X2: protein MNGTHPWTSMSGGACSNLGYARDMNGNVPISTTNSSGPSIGVSSLVTDANSSLSGGAQLQPSTSMNGDSLMRVPASPMSFSSNNISGSSVIDGSIMQQSPPQEQVQKRRSSSVTSQPVIDAGGALHAQKKSRIDVSPGDIMQQQLIQQLIHGQNSLHFQGQQNPQLQALIQQHKLAQLQQRQQQHLLQPFSQMQQPQVGIPRQPQLRPPLAQTGMQLSGPVRTPIESGICSRRILQYLFHKRHRPENNPITYWRKLVEEYFAPRARERWCVSSYDNRGNSSAAAPQKALDTWRCDICNTHGGKGYEATYEVLPRLCQIRFDHGVIDEYLYFDSPNEFRLPNGQMVLEHAKVVQKSVYEHLHVIHEGHLRIIFTPELKVNNLLQVAQKYQAVVNESGSAGISNNDAQTICNMFVTASRQLAKNLEHHTLNEHGFSKRYVRCLQISEVVNHMKDLIEFSHKNNLGPKESLNSYSKTMAKFQNMHDSRQLMAAANLANNQSNTKLMGVKQETSTSVNNQTPGVGTIGNNTVQNATPLNSYQNMLRSSSANPILLQQEASSVFKGPTAMHNGIQLEAARSFRGPNQVQFQHPASFQQPMPQQNNFQGFGVNPQYQQHVLNQLLQEVKNNNNRTKAQQPPPDAPNASGGLASGVAIPNVAASGEQGQHINNNNSNHNSAVKGAAPAGTGPSNVINNSTASIAPGRNNSFKSVSSSPAAAAATAGNAVNSMVDDSFLQLEDLDDTVTNALVESGLFGAGQGW, encoded by the exons ATGAACGGAACTCATCCCTGGACCTCCATGTCCGGGGGTGCATGTTCTAACCTTGGATATGCCAGGGACATGAATGGTAATGTTCCAATTAGCACTACAAATTCCTCTGGGCCAAGCATTGGAGTTAGCTCGTTGGTGACTGACGCCAACTCGTCACTTTCCGGCGGTGCCCAGTTACAGCCAAGTACTAGCATGAATGGTGATTCATTGATGCGTGTTCCTGCATCACCAATGTCATTTTCATCCAATAACATCTCTGGCTCTTCAGTCATTGATGGTTCCATCATGCAGCAAAGTCCACCCCAAGAGCAGGTGCAGAAACGGAGGTCTTCAAGTGTAACATCACAACCTGTGATCGATGCTGGAGGTGCATTGCATGCTCAGAAGAAATCAAGGATTGATGTTAGTCCGGGTGATATCATGCAACAACAGTTGATTCAGCAGCTGATCCATGGTCAGAATTCTCTTCATTTCCAGGGGCAACAGAACCCACAGCTTCAAGCTTTGATTCAGCAGCATAAACTGGCACAACTTCAGCAACGGCAGCAGCAGCATTTGTTGCAACCATTTTCTCAGATGCAACAACCCCAAGTTGGTATTCCTCGGCAGCCTCAACTTAGGCCACCACTGGCACAGACTGGAATGCAGTTAAGTGGTCCTGTTAGGACTCCTATCGAGAGTGGGATTTGTTCTCGCAGGATACTGCAGTATTTATTTCACAAGCGTCATCGTCCAGAG AATAACCCTATAACATACTGGAGGAAGCTTGTTGAAGAGTACTTTGCACCTCGAGCAAGAGAAAGATGGTGTGTCTCTTCTTATGACAACAGAGGGAATTCTTCAGCTGCTGCTCCACAGAAAGCTCTG GATACATGGCGATGTGACATTTGCAATACACATGGTGGGAAAGGATATG AAGCTACCTATGAAGTACTTCCTAGACTCTGCCAAATTAGATTTGACCATGGTGTTATTGATGAATACTTATACTTTGACTCACCCAACGAATTCCGGTTGCCTAATGGACAAATGGTGCTGGAGCatgcaaaagttgttcaaaaaagTGTTTATGAACATCTACATGTTATACATGAGGGACATCTGAGAATCATTTTCACACCAGAGCTGAAG GTTAATAATCTGCTGCAAGTTGCCCAGAAATACCAAGCTGTTGTCAATGAAAGTGGATCAGCGGGGATATCAAACAATGATGCACAAACCATCTGCAACAT GTTTGTCACTGCATCACGGCAATTGGCAAAAAATCTAGAGCATCACACCTTAAATGAACATGGGTTTTCTAAAAGATATGTACGCTGCCTACAG ATATCGGAGGTGGTGAATCACATGAAGGACTTGATTGAGTTCAGCCACAAGAACAATCTTGGTCCTAAAG AGAGCCTGAACAGTTATTCGAAAACCATGGCAAAGTTTCAGAATATGCATGATTCAAGACAGCTCATGGCTGCTGCTAACCTTGCCAATAACCAGAGCAACACCAAACTAATGGGGGTCAAACAAGAGACAAGTACTTCTGTGAACAATCAGACTCCTGGTGTCGGAACCATTGGCAATAACACTGTACAGAATGCCACACCTCTAAACAGCTACCAGAATATGCTCAGAAGCTCCAGTGCAAATCCAATTTTGCTGCAGCAGGAGGCATCAAGTGTCTTCAAAGGTCCTACAGCAATGCACAATGGCATACAGCTGGAAGCAGCTAGATCCTTCCGTGGACCTAACCAAGTGCAGTTCCAACACCCTGCGTCATTTCAGCAGCCTATGCCGCAGCAAAACAATTTCCAGGGCTTTGGTGTTAACCCACAATACCAGCAGCATGTGCTTAATCAGCTTCTGCAGGAAGTTAAGAATAATAACAACCGCACAAAAGCACAGCAACCGCCTCCAGATGCACCTAATGCGAGCGGTGGTCTTGCATCAGGAGTTGCTATCCCCAATGTTGCTGCTAGTGGGGAGCAGGGACAGCATATCAATAATAATAACAGTAACCATAACAGCGCGGTGAAGGGTGCTGCTCCAGCTGGTACTGGCCCTAGCAATGTGATCAACAATAGCACAGCCAGCATTGCCCCTGGCAGAAACAACAGCTTCAAGTCGGTGAGCAGCAGTCCAGCTGCTGCCGCTGCTACCGCTGGCAATGCCGTGAACTCAATGGTCGATGACTCCTTCCTTCAACTGGAGGACCTTGATGACACAGTCACTAACGCACTGGTGGAAAGCGGGCTGTTCGGTGCAGGACAAGGGTGGTAG
- the LOC136520172 gene encoding probable transcriptional regulator SLK2 isoform X1, which translates to MNGTHPWTSMSGGACSNLGYARDMNGNVPISTTNSSGPSIGVSSLVTDANSSLSGGAQLQPSTSMNGDSLMRVPASPMSFSSNNISGSSVIDGSIMQQSPPQEQVQKRRSSSVTSQPVIDAGGALHAQKKSRIDVSPGDIMQQQLIQQLIHGQNSLHFQGQQNPQLQALIQQHKLAQLQQRQQQHLLQPFSQMQQPQVGIPRQPQLRPPLAQTGMQLSGPVRTPIESGICSRRILQYLFHKRHRPENNPITYWRKLVEEYFAPRARERWCVSSYDNRGNSSAAAPQKALDTWRCDICNTHGGKGYEATYEVLPRLCQIRFDHGVIDEYLYFDSPNEFRLPNGQMVLEHAKVVQKSVYEHLHVIHEGHLRIIFTPELKIMSWEFCSRRHEEYITRKTIAPQVNNLLQVAQKYQAVVNESGSAGISNNDAQTICNMFVTASRQLAKNLEHHTLNEHGFSKRYVRCLQISEVVNHMKDLIEFSHKNNLGPKESLNSYSKTMAKFQNMHDSRQLMAAANLANNQSNTKLMGVKQETSTSVNNQTPGVGTIGNNTVQNATPLNSYQNMLRSSSANPILLQQEASSVFKGPTAMHNGIQLEAARSFRGPNQVQFQHPASFQQPMPQQNNFQGFGVNPQYQQHVLNQLLQEVKNNNNRTKAQQPPPDAPNASGGLASGVAIPNVAASGEQGQHINNNNSNHNSAVKGAAPAGTGPSNVINNSTASIAPGRNNSFKSVSSSPAAAAATAGNAVNSMVDDSFLQLEDLDDTVTNALVESGLFGAGQGW; encoded by the exons ATGAACGGAACTCATCCCTGGACCTCCATGTCCGGGGGTGCATGTTCTAACCTTGGATATGCCAGGGACATGAATGGTAATGTTCCAATTAGCACTACAAATTCCTCTGGGCCAAGCATTGGAGTTAGCTCGTTGGTGACTGACGCCAACTCGTCACTTTCCGGCGGTGCCCAGTTACAGCCAAGTACTAGCATGAATGGTGATTCATTGATGCGTGTTCCTGCATCACCAATGTCATTTTCATCCAATAACATCTCTGGCTCTTCAGTCATTGATGGTTCCATCATGCAGCAAAGTCCACCCCAAGAGCAGGTGCAGAAACGGAGGTCTTCAAGTGTAACATCACAACCTGTGATCGATGCTGGAGGTGCATTGCATGCTCAGAAGAAATCAAGGATTGATGTTAGTCCGGGTGATATCATGCAACAACAGTTGATTCAGCAGCTGATCCATGGTCAGAATTCTCTTCATTTCCAGGGGCAACAGAACCCACAGCTTCAAGCTTTGATTCAGCAGCATAAACTGGCACAACTTCAGCAACGGCAGCAGCAGCATTTGTTGCAACCATTTTCTCAGATGCAACAACCCCAAGTTGGTATTCCTCGGCAGCCTCAACTTAGGCCACCACTGGCACAGACTGGAATGCAGTTAAGTGGTCCTGTTAGGACTCCTATCGAGAGTGGGATTTGTTCTCGCAGGATACTGCAGTATTTATTTCACAAGCGTCATCGTCCAGAG AATAACCCTATAACATACTGGAGGAAGCTTGTTGAAGAGTACTTTGCACCTCGAGCAAGAGAAAGATGGTGTGTCTCTTCTTATGACAACAGAGGGAATTCTTCAGCTGCTGCTCCACAGAAAGCTCTG GATACATGGCGATGTGACATTTGCAATACACATGGTGGGAAAGGATATG AAGCTACCTATGAAGTACTTCCTAGACTCTGCCAAATTAGATTTGACCATGGTGTTATTGATGAATACTTATACTTTGACTCACCCAACGAATTCCGGTTGCCTAATGGACAAATGGTGCTGGAGCatgcaaaagttgttcaaaaaagTGTTTATGAACATCTACATGTTATACATGAGGGACATCTGAGAATCATTTTCACACCAGAGCTGAAG ATAATGTCCTGGGAGTTCTGTTCACGACGCCATGAGGAGTACATCACTCGCAAGACTATAGCACCACAG GTTAATAATCTGCTGCAAGTTGCCCAGAAATACCAAGCTGTTGTCAATGAAAGTGGATCAGCGGGGATATCAAACAATGATGCACAAACCATCTGCAACAT GTTTGTCACTGCATCACGGCAATTGGCAAAAAATCTAGAGCATCACACCTTAAATGAACATGGGTTTTCTAAAAGATATGTACGCTGCCTACAG ATATCGGAGGTGGTGAATCACATGAAGGACTTGATTGAGTTCAGCCACAAGAACAATCTTGGTCCTAAAG AGAGCCTGAACAGTTATTCGAAAACCATGGCAAAGTTTCAGAATATGCATGATTCAAGACAGCTCATGGCTGCTGCTAACCTTGCCAATAACCAGAGCAACACCAAACTAATGGGGGTCAAACAAGAGACAAGTACTTCTGTGAACAATCAGACTCCTGGTGTCGGAACCATTGGCAATAACACTGTACAGAATGCCACACCTCTAAACAGCTACCAGAATATGCTCAGAAGCTCCAGTGCAAATCCAATTTTGCTGCAGCAGGAGGCATCAAGTGTCTTCAAAGGTCCTACAGCAATGCACAATGGCATACAGCTGGAAGCAGCTAGATCCTTCCGTGGACCTAACCAAGTGCAGTTCCAACACCCTGCGTCATTTCAGCAGCCTATGCCGCAGCAAAACAATTTCCAGGGCTTTGGTGTTAACCCACAATACCAGCAGCATGTGCTTAATCAGCTTCTGCAGGAAGTTAAGAATAATAACAACCGCACAAAAGCACAGCAACCGCCTCCAGATGCACCTAATGCGAGCGGTGGTCTTGCATCAGGAGTTGCTATCCCCAATGTTGCTGCTAGTGGGGAGCAGGGACAGCATATCAATAATAATAACAGTAACCATAACAGCGCGGTGAAGGGTGCTGCTCCAGCTGGTACTGGCCCTAGCAATGTGATCAACAATAGCACAGCCAGCATTGCCCCTGGCAGAAACAACAGCTTCAAGTCGGTGAGCAGCAGTCCAGCTGCTGCCGCTGCTACCGCTGGCAATGCCGTGAACTCAATGGTCGATGACTCCTTCCTTCAACTGGAGGACCTTGATGACACAGTCACTAACGCACTGGTGGAAAGCGGGCTGTTCGGTGCAGGACAAGGGTGGTAG